Genomic window (Drosophila sulfurigaster albostrigata strain 15112-1811.04 chromosome 2R, ASM2355843v2, whole genome shotgun sequence):
ATCGCGTGGCAATTGCGATTGAAACTCAgcgggcagcagcagcagcgcatgATCCTTCATTGCGGCCAGCCAATGGTTGGATAAATTGTGCAGCTCTGGCTGCACCAGACCCAGCAAACTCTCACCACGGTTATCCACATCCAGGTCCAGGCCACTTACCAGCTCTGTTTGCGCTGACGAGCCTGCTCCTCCAGCTGGTGAGATGGCCAGCAGTGAGGCGGGCGCTTTGCCATTGCCCAGCATGGCAACAATGTACACTTCGGCCCACGCCTTTAGAATACTGAGCTTCTCCAATGTGGCCATCGATTCGTTGTACAATTGCGTGCTGTTCGTCTTCGTGTACAGCTTGTTCAGCGAACTGACCAGCAATTGATGCACTCGCCGTAAATCGCTAATGTCCCGAGCGACGCCAGAGCCAATCCAAGCGGAGCACACTTCACATGCTGCGGCCGTCACATGGGATGGCGTGTCGGGCGCAAAAGCAGGACGCAAGGCAGCGCCAACCTGTGCCTGATACTGCTCCAGCAACAGATGACCAGGAAACTCTGGTTCGGGCACGTTTGCAAATCGATCTATGATCTCCTGCAGAGTGCGCAATCCCTCCAGCCGCAATTGATCCGAATCCGAGGTGGCAGCCATGAATGACATGCGTATGAGCTCTGCCAAATGGAGAATGAGATAGTCGCCGCTGCGCGATTTTATCAGCTGCTGTTCCTTGGCCTGCAACAGATCGAAGTGCAATGCATTGGCCGCCTCACAACTGGAGATGATGCGACGCACGCATTGTGCGGCAAAGACGCGCGTGGGCCAACGTGGCTGCACTGCAGGGTGCGTGGAAGTGTTCTCCTCCGCCCGATACTCGGTGACATCGTCGGCatactcctcctcctcatcgtcgtcgtcatcggtATTCAATTGTTCCCCCGTGCCCGACTTGCCAGCTGCATCACCGGCAGCTCCTGCCAGTGCCGTTGGGTCTTCAATTGCTCCGCCACCCTCTACGGCCACGGTGAGCACCTTCTTGCAGAGGCTCAGCCAATTGCTAAGGTTATCGGCCGCAAGCATTTGCAGCATCGATGTGAGAGTGTCGTGTATATTCTTCAGCATCTCCGCATCCGTTTCAGTGTCGAGCATGGAGAATAGCAGACCAGGTAGACCGTATTCCGTAATTATCAAGTCCGGACATTGTTCCGGTGTTATGGTCATCGCCAAGTCACAAACTTCGCGTGCCTCGCGATGTGCCAGTTGACGTAAACAGGCAACTGCCGCCTTTCGTAGTATGAAGTAGTTGCTGGCCAGCATTTTGACCAGCGTTGGAACGAGTGTGTCCAACTGCAGGGACTTGCAGGCAAacaaatgcagctgctgcagacAGCCAATTGCCTCCGATTGCACCAGCGGATCGGCGTGAGATTGCAGCAGGGCCGCCGCGCAGAGGAAGGAGCTACGCATAGCATTGACTGCTGCATTGTTGCCTTGGAGCTCAGGACCGACGGTTGTGATCAAAGCATTCACCACTCGTCCGACACATTGATGTACATCCACATGGGCATGCGGTACGCTGAGCAGCAGTTTCAAAGAGAGTGTCAGGGTTGCCTCCACATAACCACGGAACATGGGTCCGCCAGAGTCAGCGATCTGGGCCAGCGCGTATAGCGACCACACCTGCACCACTGGCGAGGCACTGTCCTGGGCCAAAGCGAGCAGAATGGAGACACTGGTGCTCAGATGCTGCGAGGATCCCATGCCGCCCACATAACGATGCAGACAACCCAAGGCATGTGAGTGTCCCGTTCGTGTTACCACATCGCGGGCTGACTTCAGTTTATCGAAACTATTCTGCGCCAGTTCGGCTGTGAAATGAGAGTCAGCAACGACTTGAGCCAAACGTCCTAGAGATTCGCCCGCTGCACAACGTATTGTTGAATTGGTGCTGGTCAATGAGGCGACTATTAAGCTGGTGGCACTCTTCTTCACATCCTCCTGACCAATGCTTGTCTTGCTGTCCGTAAGCTGTTTCAATGCAAACAGCAGCGCAGTGAAGATGTTCATCTGCACAGCTTCCTGTCGATTGCTCTTCGCCTGCTTAATGCACTCGGCAAAGTGATCCAGCATTTGGAGGCGATGCTTGTTGGCCACCTTGGGAAAAATGGTGCCATACAGTGTCACGGACATGTCAATAACCGCGACGCCCAGTGGCAGCGGACCTGGACACTGTTGCGCCTTATTGATCAGCTGTATGTTGTTAGTGCTTGCATTGCTGGAACTAGAGCTGCTGTAGTTGTGCTGGGCCGACCAGTTGGGCCTATACAGGCAGCAGGGATCGTGCTCTAGGGCGCCGGAGCCAGCAGCGCTATTTGGCTGGAGCTGTGGAAAGAAGAATGGAAAAGTCAGATAAGGATAATAAAGTGGGTAAAATAATAACTGTGTGAAAAGGAACTAATTAAtatcaacattttaatgtacCATAATACtgtcaataatataaaataagaagaGATTTACACAATAGCTTTTTGGACACCACAAAACATTGTATGCCAGTTTTTAAAGAGCTATCGACTGGTTCATGACAACTATAATTGCTTGACTTCATAAGGTCGATTATCACAAGATTAGAGTAACAAATCAATAGTTTAGCTcgatttaagaaatattaaattgccaacaaattaaatcaaacagttttttgtttaaaaaataaaaatatttgcaagttcaatgagagaaaaaaagaatataaattgaaaatcaagcGTCAATTTGTTGGACAGTTGTCCGCcgaaaaaagaacaaacaagTCAACTCGAAATAAATTGCGCATGCAAACAGAAATCGTCCATTCAATATAGCAGATGGGTGCATAACTTACATGCTCGCCATCGACTTTTCGATTGGGTTCCATCTGCGGCGATAATATCGATGCATGTGCAGACATTTAAGAATAGTTTAAAGGATAAGAGGTAAGAGAGATTATAGATCACACACTTAAGCCtaatcaatatacatatattgagtAGTAATCACTTTGGAACGTACCTGATCTTCGATGGTACGATGATTTGTCTCCTGCAGCCAAGTGCCCAATATGATGGAGTCATCCCCGTGACAAAGAGTGCGCAACAGTGAATTTGTTGTGTTGGCTGCATTGTCAGACAGAGTAAACTCTGAGACGAGCATGCGCAAGAGATGCGTGTACGATGCCTCGAGAGCAGTGGGGGGCAGCAGTGTAAGAGTTTCAAACAGACGTAAGCGAACCATGGCCGCTGGTGCTTTCAATTGAGTGCCGTAGCTCTTAAGAACTGTCGCCAGGCTGGAAGGATGAATGGGAATTGAATTTGCGTATGGAAAATGTGTATAAGGTGTTCACTCACTTGACCAACATTGCTAGAGCACTCTCGATGGGCGTGAGCAAACGTCGTGTTATATCCTCACTGACCAGATCCGGACAATTGAGCAGAAAGCTGTGCATCACTGAGAGGGCACCAGCGCGTCCCTCGAGAGTCACCTGCCAGGTGAAAGCATCGCCTCGCGCTTTTTCCGATTCGAGTTCCTTGTTGGAGCGTGGAAACGAGTTGCGCCACAGGAGGAGCATGCGTGGCAGCAGACCCTTGACCACAGGCGAACCAAGGGTCATAATGGCGCCAATCAGCAGCCAGCCCGCCTGGGTGCGATGCAGCGACATGCGGCTATTCTGGGAAGCAGAACGCAGCAGCTCCTCGGCACAATTGAACACCACTTTGCCCTTGGTGTGCGGTATGCCCAATGGTGAGTGGCGCGCGCTACCCAAAATGGCCGCTAAGGCGCAACTATAGCCCGCAATGGCCTCCGGCGAGGAGCGCATCTGTTCCATGGCCTCGATAAATCGATCGATCAGCGGTGTTATTTGACTGGGCACCGCAATGCAGCAGCTCCTCAGGCACCAGGCAGCCGCTAGACGTGCTGCGGCACAGGGATGCACCAGGACAGCACAGGTGGCATCGATGGCATTCAGCGATTGGTCTGTGAGCAGATTCTGTGCTGTTGTGCCCAGTCCAATGAACAGAGAGCTAAGCTCCTGCAGGGCACAGACTAGCAAGTGTTGACTGAACAGCGTCTCCTGGTTCGAGTCCTTGGCATTCTCCGGATTAAAGTCAATGGAGTTCATCTGCTTGGCCACCAAATGTATGAGTTCCTTGCAGGCGGCGCTTTGCGCCTTTTCCCCAAGCATTTTGCCAATTGTCGTTCGTAGTATAAAGTTGATGCACTTACGCGAATAGACGGCATCTACATGCGAGCAAGCTGCCTTTGGATTGGCTACCAAGTCCAGCACATGTGCTAGAAATGTGCTCAGTTGCCTCTCGAGCCAAACGCTGCCCATGAACTGCACAAACACCACATAGGCATGTGTTACGCCCACACGCACCTCACGATTAACTCCGGAGCTGCCTTTGATGATTTCTCCGGTGCCCTTGAGAAATGAAGCGCCGCCGCGTAGAAATCCAGCCATTAGTATATTCAATGCCTCGTCCAATGAAACCAGACGCAGTGTGCCGCCTTTGGCTGCCTGCAATGCGGCTGCTGCCTGGGCATGAGGCGATTTCTTGTTGCTTGCCGCCTCCGCCAGCTGTTGGGTGTAGGCCAAGAGCGTGCCCAGCAACTGAGCGACGGCACAGCGCACCTCGTAGTTGCTGCCGTCGAATGCGCGAAAGCAGAGATTGCCCAGACTCTCCAGTTCCGTTTGATACAAAAACGGGGCACTATAAATCATCTTGAGGATGCATCGAGCGGCAGCAACACGCACAGCCATCACACGATCAAGCAGACAATGCTTGGCTGCCTTGTAGATATCCTTGTGCACGTTGGCAATCGCTGTGCCCATGCCGGCGCTTACCTTCTCCAGCGTGTGCATGATCTCGATGCGAGCCTGCGATTCTGCGTTCCTCAGCGTGCGAATTAGAATCTGCACGGTGTCCTCGTAAGTGCGTCCCATCATGCGTCCTAATTTCTCGTACATCGAACCCAATACACAAATGGCAGCActgtaatcaaaataattgataattcGTGGAAATATGAAGAGAGCAAATCTACTTACAGCTTTGTGGGCAAATAGCTGGGTGAGTCATCCTTGTTCTTCAGTATATCATTGCATGCGTTGACCGTATCGAACAGCATAAAGGTGTCGCCTACGGAGAAGAGCGTGGCTAAGGCGCTGGCAATGAGCTTACGCATCGGCGGTCCAGGTGCACCCTGAATGCGCTCCGACAGCTGCTGAACGAGCTTCTTTTGTCCGGCCTTGATCTCATGCTTGGGCAAGTGCGGCAGAGATTTTTCCAAATAACGTAGCCATTCCAATTCGAAAACGGCATGTTTGTGCTCCGGCAACTGCTTCAGTGCCTCTTCGTTGAGGGTCAGGGTGTGGGCGAGTTCCATTTCGTTGTGTGGCGTTGCCTCTTCTTCGGGACTATTGCTCGCAGCTTTgccagcagcggcggcggtgTCGTCACTATGTATAAACGATCTGCAATGCAAATGGAAtgtttcattaattaaaatacatactCTACATGTGGGCTTGTGTGTGTACATGAGCATATCGTGGGAATGATGATAAACAGCCGTTGCTCGTATTTCACGATCTTCCTTACCTCCCCCACATCAATCAACATCcgcatatacacatatgtatttcaACATCTGTCTAAGCGATCAATTTGAAATGTCGCTAATCGATAACTTGCAAGTGCGATACTATTTCGATATCTGTAGATGCGATCAACTTCAATTGCTGCCTATTAATAACTGACAAGTGCAATAATATTTCGATAACTGTGTATGCGATCAATGTCGCTTGTTAACATAGACCTTAAACTTGCTTTGCCAGCTCGCATGAATAATCCCCAGAGGTCACAGCGTCATAGACAAGAGCCCATTAGCTAGctattcaattgaaaaatcgTGCATCAGACGAGCAACCAAATACGATAAATGCGATGTCGCGTAGTCATGGTGCTGATTATTGAATTACACACGTTACAAATGAAGCTGCAAGCTTTGATGCACGATAAGTGTAAGAGAGGCTATCGCCTTGAGCGTGTTAAAAGGCAATTCGGTGACATAGATATAACTACACAACATGAgcacatatacatacgacTAGCGTATACATAAAAAGTCAAGAGGAACCAAATTTCAAGGGAGCAAGAGAAGAGGTTgcctaaaagaaaaaaccaaaaacaaagacaTGAAACGGCAACCGTCTTTGTCTTTCGTCTTTCTTTAAGCACCACAAAAAATGATGTGCGCCGGTTGTGGGGCAATGGTTATGGTTATGCGGCAGTCAAGAAACACACAATGGGGTAACGTCCTAAGGACTCGACCGAGGGGCTTTTGTTTGCGGTCGGTACTCAAGTGGTGCGCGTGTTGCatatacaaaatcaaatcCATACATACAGCAAGAAAGCCAGAACAATTGACGTCTTGTGGGCTCGTGTTACATAAGACGCCTTTGTTGCTTGCAACCCAAAAGAAGTacagctctatctctctgttCGTGTGGATGCCACGCAAAAGGAAACAAGTAAAACCTGTAAGGTGCAGCAAATAGGAAAGTGCAACCactaaaaaacaagaaaaaaaaaaataacaaacactGCCGCTCTGCACCACATCATACACATCCCACCACCCTACTTTGGAATGAGCCGGGGCAAAGCCTCCCCGCATCGTTTGTGCCCCGGACCATCATGGTGGTAGtttgttgaatttgttgttgtctgggCTTGTTGCAAGATTTATTTACCTGCGCGCCTCGTTGATGACTTTGCGCAGAAACTGCGGTGTGCGTGCAAAGTTTAAGTTTTCCATATTGCATTCACAACTTTAATATGAAAACTTTCTTTTTGCCTTCCTTGGCCAATTAAATGATTGGTACTTTCtgcttgcaaatttcacacAAATCGATAAATTTGCTACATGTTTCTTTTGCACTGTCGCCACTTGAAAACTACATTTGCCATCAATTATTAAGCTTTTACTCAGCTCgcaaattattaattgaatgaCTTTTAATAATCACTATGAAATTAtagcaaaaataaactttattatttgcacCAACAGCGAGCGGCACTTGCTACGCGCATCAAATTCAAATGGCAACTGGGGAAGCAATCAGCAAAGCCAAGCAAAGAGCGGCAACTCAACCCGCAACGCCATAACCGTCACAGTTCAGAGAGTTGTTGTGGGATTGTTACGTCTGGCTTTCGCGAGGAAAGCAACCTATGTTGTGTGACGTCACAAGctgaatttttaaaacatttcaaaatgtttgttgttgatgagTCCATATTAAATACTAAGGATTTATGCATGTATCATAAGAACATTCATGTATTCATGACGTCATCTGGCAACACGATATGAGTAATCTTGTTAATAGCTGAATCTTGGCGCACAGGCGACTCGCTGACTGGTTGCAAAAACAAACCAGCTAAGCGCAAGAGAGCAACATAGACCACCATCAAGAGAGTATGTATGTCGCTCAATTTTATTCGCTCTCTCGCATTGCTTaagcatgtatgtgtgtatgtgtttgtgtaagCATTAATAATGACGTCGACACAGCTGTTAACAgcctgcaaaaaaaaaaacacttcgCAAGTCGTTATCGATAACTAACGTTGTGGGCGGAATAGCAAACTGTGTCAATGTGTCAAATGGCCGCTTCAAACGAAAAGTTTATCATTTCGAATTTATTATGGGTTTCataatatattgcaaaaatacttatgAACTAGGGCAAAAACTGCATGCTGGGTATATTGATAAGCGCCTTCGATGTGGCACTATTCGGATTGCCAAGGTCCTTAATGATGCCTCGCACCCGAGCGACAACATCGCTGCGCTGGATATCGCCGCGGTTTAGCATGCGCTGGAATAGTGTATGCAATTGCCGCGTTGACGAGGCATTGGACAACTCAAACAATTCCTGGATCAACTCCTCGGAGTATCCCTCGTATTTACTGAGATTGGCCGCCTTTGCATCACGCTTAAGCAAATCGTAGACGAGTAGAAAGTCCACATACGGCTTCGTGGGAGGCACACGTTTTTTGCCTGCCGTCGAAGTGCTGCTCCAACGATCCATTGCCGATTCCACATCAAATGCGGCACGACCATAATTGTCATCATACAAACGCAAGAAATTATCCAAAGATTCCACATCGTTAGTGAAATCATCATGCAACGCTTCCGTTTGTATGTCGCGAATTAGCGAAAGTGGTAACTTATCAAAGTCCGCATCATCGTTGATCTCATCAAATAGGGCTTGGCCTTCCAGTGGCGCTAATCGCGAGCTATCTGCTACTGCAACTGGAGCAAAGACAGCTGGTCCATGGGGAGGCGTGGGTGCTGCTGTCGGACGCTCGGTGCTTGTGGTGCGCTCTGGTGTCTCCCACCAGCTGGGTGGTTGCCACCAACCACTGGTGCTCCCCGAGGGACGTCGGGTTGTCGTTGACGAAGGTCTCCCAGTGGGAGCACCTGTTGTTTTCGATGGCGGCGTGGAAGGAAGGGGTGTAGTGCTTGGTGATTGCTCCTCGTCAGAATCCACGCTGAATGGTGGCTCAGCAGTGGTGCTATGGAGTGGTTCGTATTGCAGTAGGTCGATATAGTAAGCCAATGCCTGCATTGAGGCAGGCAGATAGCTGTTTAACAGATTTGCAGATTTTCCAGGCGAAAGCAGCCCGAGTATCAGCAGTATTAAAATCCAACTGCGCATTTtactaaaatttgtttgttcgtCTTCAAGTTTTGGCAGCGATTTGGCCGGTTAAGAGACAGTTGGTTAACTAAAAGTTGGCAGTCGACAGCAAGAATCTTCAGTCACTGAAGCTGGTTTTTTTCGAAATGGATGCTCGTGCTAACTTTGTCATACCCTGTAACGGAGTACAGTGTAACACGGGTAGTCTAGCTAGCATAAAATTACGAATATTGTTTCTCAATATTAAAGTCTTATATTTCGTTTCTTCGTTTTCTGAGTCATCGaaaagtttattataataaatagtgTATAATTACTTCTTCCGAAATTATCCTTATTATTTGGTCTATAATCCTAACTTTATTATTGCTTATAAGGGGCAAAAAACAAGATTCCAATATTTATCAAACTCTGATGCAGTATTTCATCGCGACTAATTTATCAATGTCATTAATTGGTATTCacttaaaataagtaataattttttggtggattttatttgttatttatcattattatttatttattattattatttaaactgaGTGCGAATCTAATGAAAGAAGTCAGATGATAAGGAGAAGGTCTTGtttgtaaaaaagaaaattatcaaattgtgattaatatttttcagtCGGTTGCTTTTATGCTCCTCCTGTCATATATTACGCTATATGCATATCATTgtgtttaaaaaaatcaagCCTCAAATGATAAAAtgctttaatatattttttcgaaaaaaaagataaaattaaaacCTGTTGCGGTTTCTGTAACTtctaataattgaattttttccAGAGTATGTTTAAGTCAAATCTTAGTTTcttgtttgttgatttttgtttctctttttgttttggcaaaCTTGTTAAACAGAGGCCAGCGACCGCTTTGGGTTGCGTCAAAATTTTGGTAACCGTCGTCGTTGTCCTCAGGCGTTGTTCTTGGAAAGAGTGAAAGAAGTTCGAGTGTGTGCTGTAAACCAGTTTGGGGATGGGCGAAGGCGtctgttaaatatttataagtgtCATTTATATAAACCTGATTGTATTCTGTATGAGTGTTTTTTTCGGCAAATAAATGACCAGGCAACGCATATTacatcaaaatgcaatttgaatacaaCTGCAAAGTTTGAGAGCAACTGATAAATGCAGTTGTCGCACGCGTTATCGATCAATAGCCGGTAAtcgagagcagcagcagctgttcgCCGGCAATTAAAGTGTGAGCGAGATAGCACAAACCTGTTGTACCGTGCATACGTCACAGTCTGTTGTTATTCTTAGGTAGGCTATGTTTTCGCTTTTTCGGCCAAACTAGCAGCAAAAAATGGCACAAGGTAAGCAGGCCATCGACACTTATAGCGGCATCATTTAACGGATAGCACATCAGGAAGATGACACAGATAACCTTTGCATAGCTGTTTACCCAAATAATTGTCGACAACTCACAAAAGCAAAGTGACACTAACGATTTAACACTTCATGTAATCTGGCGAACTATAATTATTGGTGTCGTGTCGTGTTGTCGCAGTCTCAAATGACAGCGGagcacccacacccacacgcacacactcttACATGCAagtcacacacaaacacacaatgaAAGCATtaacaaatgtttattatacattcaaattatCTGCGAGTCGAATAAAAAACTCACCGTTTCACAGTTTGCACATACACTACTAAAATTAAGAAGCCACTATCACATGtttaatgcttttattttaaacaattaaatgcaattttcacttTAAGCAAATTCTACTACGCGTTGCGTTgatatgtgtttgtgtatgcgTCAAAACGATAACAATGTAAATAATCGTTGCTAGGCACACCGATAACAAATAGTGGCTATCGAGCCGAACAGCTGATGCTATAGCAAAACATCGATAACATTAGATTGCACgtgttgaattatttagttttgtttggcattatttacattttcaattccAGCTGCGTGTAACTCAAAAATCTTTAAAACCCGATAGAAAATGGCACGAAGACCAGAGCATTCTGCACCACCAGAGATTGTaagcaaatcaataaatttctgcatatttatatgtattttacatttattatgttttgtaGTTCTACAACGATGATGAAGCCAAGAAATATTCTACAAAGTGAGTTAAAGCGcatgaaatgtataaaattcgttgatttatttttatatcctAAAAGCACACGCATAATAGAAATCCAGGTAGAAATGGCAGAGCGTGCCCTGGAACTGTTGGCACTCCCCGATGATGATGAATCGCGTCTCATTTTGGACATTGGCTGTGGCTCCGGACTCTCGGGCAGCGTTCTAGAGGACAGTGATCACATGTGGATTGGAATTGACATAGCCAAGTCGATGCTGGACATTGCAGTGGAACGCGAAGTGGCCGGCGATGTCATTTTGGGTGACATGGGCGAAGGCATGCCATTTAAGCCCGGCACTTTTGATGGTGCTATTTCCATTTCAGCCTTGCAATGGTTGTGCAATGCCGACAAATCCTATCACAATCCACACAAGCGCCTGCTAAAATTCTTTAGCACGTTGTTCTCCTGCTTAACGCGCACTGCACGCGCTGTCTTCCAGTTCTATCCAGAGAATTCAGATCAGATTGAAATGGTCACATCCCAAGCCATGAAAGCTGGTTTCTATGGTGGCCTGGTGGTCGATTATCCCAACTCAGCGAAGGCCAAGAAATACTATTTGGTGTTAATGACTGGTGGAGCGGCAGAATTGCCACAAGGCTTGGGTAAGAGTTCCTTGCAATTAAATCGAAATTTAATCTTACAAGTGCATTTTACAGGCTCACCGGAAGAAGAACGTCGCATAAACTACATAAAGAAGCGTGATGCTTGCCGCGATGCGCGTGGCAAAGCGCCAAAAAAGTCGCGTGATTGGATTTTGGCCAAGAAAGAGCGGCGTCGTCGTCAAGGTCTCGAGACGCGCCCAGACACCAAATATACGGCGAGAAAACGTAGCGGACGCTTTTGAGAATTTCTGAATATAACTGAAAACCTAAATAATTTACacatgatttatttatttaaacaattaatcATACAATTATGAACTAGACTTTAGTATTATACATTCTCAACCTTTCTAGTCTTTAGTTGCCTGCGATGTTATTTGCTcctgattttttttataagccTCTTGCGCTCTTTGCTTAGGAGTATCATATGAAGATTCGGCGGCAAACATGAGATACACTGCAACGCCGGCGAAAATGAAGGTTAGCATTACGAAATCATTCTGCGCCGATATCCTGCTATGCTCTTTTTTGTACTTGCTGCCGATCATATTTTTGCTGCGCCGCTTGTCGTCTATCAAAGTTTTTGCCATAGTGAGCTCTACTCCATTCGTCGAAATCATAAATGGGCGGCCGGCCGTCTGTGTCAACCACCTTGGATTTGGTAAAGCGCGACTTGTAAAACTTTGTCTGAGGATCGTCTTCTACATCTAAATCTTTTTCGACATTTTGCACATCTTGCGCATAGCGGGATCCTGCTGTATGCACTATTCCTTTGTCGTATAGACGACGTAATCGATAGTTTCCTAATACCTCGTAGGCTTGCGTGATTTCCCGAAACTTGATGGCGGCAGTTTCGCTGCCGTCATTGCGATCCGGATGATAGACCATGGATAACTTATAATACGCTGCCTTGATTTCAGTTTGCGTCGACTGCTTGCCAATTCCCAGAGCGtcataataattgatttgccATGACGAATGTGTAGTGAATAGGCTCCGTAAAAGTGGTCGCCAGATATGCTGGCTATAGTGTAGCATACCTCacaaaactttgttttttattgttatatcACACACAATATTTTCCgaaccaaaacaaaacgaacagCTGTTTACACCTGAACTTGACCCAAGTTGTAACGCTTTTCGATTTGTTAGTCGTTATCGAAATGGCCAGCTGAGTTGTCGACGGTGACACGTGAATGGCAATCTGTGCCAAATCCGATCAAgtttagaaaatttaatattccgGTGTTGAGTTTTACGATCTCCTATTTTTCTGAAAGcttgaattttaatgaaaatatgatGAGATGGCTAGATTccttaaaaaatattcaaataaaatgtttttaaaatggCGCGCTATTTTACTCACATTTGATGTTATATATTTGGTGAGGAGGAAAAAgattttttgtacttttaggctaattttttattttaaaaaaacttttgcattcatttaatacaataatatttattttatattaaattaaaatcgata
Coding sequences:
- the LOC133836939 gene encoding HEAT repeat-containing protein 5B isoform X1 — encoded protein: MENLNFARTPQFLRKVINEARRSFIHSDDTAAAAGKAASNSPEEEATPHNEMELAHTLTLNEEALKQLPEHKHAVFELEWLRYLEKSLPHLPKHEIKAGQKKLVQQLSERIQGAPGPPMRKLIASALATLFSVGDTFMLFDTVNACNDILKNKDDSPSYLPTKLAAICVLGSMYEKLGRMMGRTYEDTVQILIRTLRNAESQARIEIMHTLEKVSAGMGTAIANVHKDIYKAAKHCLLDRVMAVRVAAARCILKMIYSAPFLYQTELESLGNLCFRAFDGSNYEVRCAVAQLLGTLLAYTQQLAEAASNKKSPHAQAAAALQAAKGGTLRLVSLDEALNILMAGFLRGGASFLKGTGEIIKGSSGVNREVRVGVTHAYVVFVQFMGSVWLERQLSTFLAHVLDLVANPKAACSHVDAVYSRKCINFILRTTIGKMLGEKAQSAACKELIHLVAKQMNSIDFNPENAKDSNQETLFSQHLLVCALQELSSLFIGLGTTAQNLLTDQSLNAIDATCAVLVHPCAAARLAAAWCLRSCCIAVPSQITPLIDRFIEAMEQMRSSPEAIAGYSCALAAILGSARHSPLGIPHTKGKVVFNCAEELLRSASQNSRMSLHRTQAGWLLIGAIMTLGSPVVKGLLPRMLLLWRNSFPRSNKELESEKARGDAFTWQVTLEGRAGALSVMHSFLLNCPDLVSEDITRRLLTPIESALAMLVNLATVLKSYGTQLKAPAAMVRLRLFETLTLLPPTALEASYTHLLRMLVSEFTLSDNAANTTNSLLRTLCHGDDSIILGTWLQETNHRTIEDQMEPNRKVDGEHLQPNSAAGSGALEHDPCCLYRPNWSAQHNYSSSSSSNASTNNIQLINKAQQCPGPLPLGVAVIDMSVTLYGTIFPKVANKHRLQMLDHFAECIKQAKSNRQEAVQMNIFTALLFALKQLTDSKTSIGQEDVKKSATSLIVASLTSTNSTIRCAAGESLGRLAQVVADSHFTAELAQNSFDKLKSARDVVTRTGHSHALGCLHRYVGGMGSSQHLSTSVSILLALAQDSASPVVQVWSLYALAQIADSGGPMFRGYVEATLTLSLKLLLSVPHAHVDVHQCVGRVVNALITTVGPELQGNNAAVNAMRSSFLCAAALLQSHADPLVQSEAIGCLQQLHLFACKSLQLDTLVPTLVKMLASNYFILRKAAVACLRQLAHREAREVCDLAMTITPEQCPDLIITEYGLPGLLFSMLDTETDAEMLKNIHDTLTSMLQMLAADNLSNWLSLCKKVLTVAVEGGGAIEDPTALAGAAGDAAGKSGTGEQLNTDDDDDEEEEYADDVTEYRAEENTSTHPAVQPRWPTRVFAAQCVRRIISSCEAANALHFDLLQAKEQQLIKSRSGDYLILHLAELIRMSFMAATSDSDQLRLEGLRTLQEIIDRFANVPEPEFPGHLLLEQYQAQVGAALRPAFAPDTPSHVTAAACEVCSAWIGSGVARDISDLRRVHQLLVSSLNKLYTKTNSTQLYNESMATLEKLSILKAWAEVYIVAMLGNGKAPASLLAISPAGGAGSSAQTELVSGLDLDVDNRGESLLGLVQPELHNLSNHWLAAMKDHALLLLPAEFQSQLPRDGGSFYTTDTINSSKPHYMTSWPPIMYAAALWLRDEGFARHQDTQTQMETTTAGSPEPESNNNHITHGSLSADRFHMIFGICMEALCSMRSSDKPKNIVSCLRALHSIFDSDWARRQLIKDRALTIELCHVLHRQILTRDELLVQLLCVEILKQTIQAAREDLQRNRDSQQASDNANDNVTENLELGEGSVMQPGSSHVYAVLEVCLCLFVRQIPSLNPSKQTNLQLDYAYAKNNASFFSVLGDDNGRLVASGLQCVEQLLELCTPSGALTILPTILYMTTSIIREIANKSIIDSSILANTCAVQAALQCLRSVCVHRWAQQPSTVDDWQQLLQSALATIIDMTKTAGDNEERKVDEVTMLLAIAVFILHTPASVVSAPSLQYPCINHFRQCLQSENLSVKLKCIETTRSIFTKADLKTSTPYIHALAPRIIESLYAESSKLPASELELQVTLESIVTVDQLIELAEPQHRNLLQDIQMLTLLVPVLISYLADLSKLRTLPKYQRQLHEHALQWLLKIGPKYPQEFKALMCQKPELRQKLEAAIRNQQQSINLAQKANEAQRNGLLAKPQKPTIKLKTDFSNFQ